Proteins from one Mucilaginibacter jinjuensis genomic window:
- a CDS encoding sensor histidine kinase, with product MLKKLNGVWFKLIGNSSGFSLESRIFHSITICLVLLAVFYIPYNFFAGLYIASLSCILLSSFFIYEYYNSRFNNKPHSSILFGVAGIAIFSVNYFANSGIHGSTDIIWPAYLLLVFAISPYRQHLAWLILYMLCFLILHIVAYYNPQLVKYPFVAGKGELIDRITAFPLPVIVIYIVIKYIRKNYDKERVAVEEKATAIEEQNRHILFQNEQLEKIDAEKNKLMSIISHDMRTPLINIQSYLQLLSENEIEGSERAGIEQELLLATNGTMDMLTNLLQWAKSQMEGPTINLVLANLLNVIKSTLEMGKTQADKKGIALSYKINPELTVIADINMLQLVLRNLISNAIKFTPNGGIINVDAQLVQHECKITVSDNGKGIDLSKQEKIFSINTEPGFGTNNEKGVGLGLLLCKEFTERQGGRIGFESVFGQGSSFFIFIPAGEGAN from the coding sequence ATGCTAAAAAAGTTGAATGGTGTTTGGTTTAAGCTAATAGGCAACTCTTCTGGTTTTTCGTTAGAAAGCAGGATCTTTCACTCTATTACTATTTGTTTAGTTTTACTTGCTGTTTTTTATATCCCTTATAATTTTTTTGCCGGGCTTTATATTGCTTCTTTGTCGTGCATATTATTAAGCTCGTTTTTTATATATGAGTATTACAACTCCCGCTTTAATAACAAACCGCATAGCAGTATTTTATTCGGGGTAGCGGGTATAGCTATTTTCTCAGTTAACTACTTCGCTAATTCGGGCATTCATGGCTCAACCGATATTATATGGCCGGCTTACCTGTTGTTGGTATTTGCCATTTCGCCATACCGGCAGCATTTGGCCTGGCTAATACTGTATATGCTGTGTTTTCTGATTTTACATATTGTGGCCTATTATAATCCGCAACTGGTTAAATATCCTTTTGTTGCAGGTAAAGGCGAACTGATAGACAGGATTACGGCCTTCCCATTGCCGGTTATCGTCATTTATATTGTTATTAAATACATCCGCAAAAACTATGATAAAGAGCGGGTGGCTGTAGAAGAGAAGGCTACAGCTATTGAAGAACAAAACCGGCACATCCTGTTTCAAAATGAGCAATTGGAGAAAATTGATGCCGAAAAAAACAAGCTCATGTCTATTATCTCGCATGATATGCGAACACCACTGATTAACATACAAAGTTACTTACAGTTGCTTAGCGAAAATGAAATAGAAGGATCGGAGCGCGCCGGAATAGAACAGGAATTATTGCTGGCTACCAATGGCACCATGGATATGCTTACCAATTTATTGCAATGGGCTAAATCACAAATGGAGGGGCCTACGATTAATTTGGTACTGGCAAACCTGCTTAACGTGATAAAAAGTACGTTGGAGATGGGCAAAACCCAGGCCGATAAAAAGGGTATCGCCCTCAGCTATAAAATTAACCCTGAGCTTACAGTAATTGCTGATATAAATATGCTGCAACTGGTATTGCGTAACCTCATTAGCAATGCCATAAAGTTTACGCCAAACGGTGGTATTATTAATGTAGATGCCCAATTGGTGCAGCACGAGTGTAAGATAACCGTTAGCGATAACGGCAAAGGCATTGACCTAAGTAAACAGGAAAAAATATTCTCCATTAATACCGAGCCCGGCTTCGGCACCAATAATGAAAAAGGGGTTGGCTTGGGATTATTGTTATGCAAGGAGTTTACCGAACGCCAGGGCGGCAGGATAGGCTTTGAAAGCGTATTTGGCCAGGGCTCCAGTTTTTTTATTTTTATACCGGCTGGAGAAGGGGCTAATTGA
- a CDS encoding dienelactone hydrolase family protein: MNQINKEDIKQEVFDLYDDYAHSRLDRRAFMQKLSLYAVGGLTVPALMSFLMPNYQDNIQVKADDPRLKSEYITYDSPNGGGKIKALLSKPADAKGKLGGIIVVHENRGLNPYIEDVARRAALAGFITLAPDALTPLGGYPGNDDQGRELQAKRDKGEMEQDFIDAFHYLKNHKDCNGKVGVVGFCYGGGIANMMAVRLPDLAAAVPFYGAQPDAADVPKIKAPLMLHYASLDTRITGGWPAYEAALKTNNKKYEAFIYEGANHGFHNDTTPRYDKTAAELAWKRTIEFFKANLK; this comes from the coding sequence ATGAACCAGATTAATAAAGAAGATATTAAGCAAGAGGTATTTGACCTATACGATGATTATGCGCACAGTCGCCTCGACCGCCGGGCATTTATGCAGAAACTATCGCTGTATGCTGTTGGCGGTTTAACCGTGCCTGCGCTAATGAGTTTCCTGATGCCTAACTACCAGGATAACATACAGGTTAAAGCTGATGATCCCCGCTTAAAATCAGAATATATTACTTATGATTCACCTAATGGTGGCGGAAAGATAAAAGCATTGCTTTCTAAACCTGCGGACGCCAAAGGCAAACTGGGAGGTATTATTGTAGTGCACGAAAACCGTGGCTTAAACCCTTATATTGAAGATGTAGCCCGCCGCGCTGCCCTTGCCGGTTTCATCACGCTTGCACCTGATGCGCTTACGCCACTTGGCGGCTATCCCGGCAATGACGACCAGGGCCGCGAACTGCAAGCCAAACGCGACAAAGGCGAAATGGAGCAGGATTTTATAGATGCGTTCCATTACCTCAAAAACCATAAAGACTGCAATGGCAAAGTAGGAGTTGTTGGTTTTTGCTACGGCGGCGGTATTGCCAACATGATGGCCGTGCGCCTGCCTGATCTGGCTGCAGCAGTACCTTTTTACGGCGCCCAGCCCGATGCCGCAGACGTGCCGAAAATTAAAGCACCGCTGATGCTGCACTATGCCTCGTTAGATACCCGCATTACAGGTGGATGGCCCGCTTACGAAGCTGCGCTGAAAACCAACAACAAAAAATACGAAGCCTTTATTTACGAAGGAGCTAACCACGGTTTCCATAACGATACCACCCCCCGTTATGATAAAACGGCAGCAGAGTTAGCATGGAAAAGGACAATTGAGTTTTTTAAGGCGAATTTAAAATAA
- a CDS encoding nuclear transport factor 2 family protein gives MITSVEEMIGKYVNAWNHHNVDEFKAAFAECWSADATYTDPNYDIAGLDAIAELAQISLDKLPGRTFSVLTQPEYHHNVGRYNWQVHLPEGTKDGFDYFEFNSEFKITRIVSFF, from the coding sequence ATGATAACGTCAGTTGAAGAAATGATCGGAAAATATGTGAATGCCTGGAACCATCACAACGTCGACGAGTTTAAAGCAGCCTTTGCCGAATGCTGGTCTGCCGATGCTACCTACACCGACCCTAATTATGATATCGCAGGTTTAGATGCCATTGCCGAATTGGCGCAGATCTCATTAGACAAGCTCCCAGGCCGCACTTTCTCTGTATTAACCCAGCCCGAGTATCACCACAACGTTGGCCGCTACAACTGGCAGGTACATTTGCCCGAAGGCACTAAAGATGGTTTCGACTATTTTGAATTTAACAGCGAGTTTAAGATTACACGTATTGTAAGTTTCTTTTAA
- a CDS encoding acyltransferase family protein, protein MTSKTPAYLETKNHYEILDGLRGVAAIIVVIFHVLETYSGTRFKQIINHGYLAVDFFFLLSGFVVAYAYDDRWGKMTQWDFYKRRLIRLQPMVIMGSIIGAIFFYTQGGALWPLINQTQVWHMLLVMLVGFTMLPLPISMDIRGWQEMHPLNGPAWSLFFEYVANILYALVFRRFSKKVLGVFVVIFAAMLVRYLVWGPTGDVIGGWSINAEQLNIGFTRLLYPFFAGILLCRMGKLIHVKNAFTVCSLLLIVVFFIPRIGDEHTLWMNGLYESFSIILVFPLIVALGAGGHITGGFAKKACKFLGDISYPIYITHYALIYTYTAWVSDDKIPMDYGMQIGALLVIAAVAIAWVCLKFYDEPVREWLRKRYLVKKA, encoded by the coding sequence ATGACCAGTAAAACACCGGCCTACCTCGAAACCAAAAACCATTATGAAATCCTCGACGGTTTACGTGGGGTAGCAGCCATTATTGTAGTTATTTTCCACGTTTTAGAAACCTACTCGGGCACACGTTTCAAACAGATCATTAATCATGGCTATTTGGCTGTCGATTTCTTTTTCCTGCTTTCGGGTTTCGTGGTAGCCTACGCTTACGATGACCGCTGGGGTAAAATGACGCAGTGGGATTTCTACAAACGCCGCCTTATCCGTCTGCAGCCTATGGTTATTATGGGTTCTATCATTGGCGCTATATTCTTTTACACACAGGGCGGTGCCTTGTGGCCGCTTATTAACCAAACACAGGTTTGGCACATGCTGCTGGTTATGCTGGTTGGCTTTACCATGCTGCCTTTGCCTATCTCGATGGACATCCGCGGATGGCAGGAAATGCACCCGCTGAACGGCCCAGCCTGGTCGCTATTTTTCGAATATGTTGCCAATATCCTGTATGCACTGGTGTTCCGCCGGTTTTCTAAAAAAGTATTGGGCGTGTTTGTGGTGATATTTGCAGCAATGTTGGTGCGCTATTTAGTATGGGGACCAACCGGCGATGTCATTGGCGGCTGGAGCATTAATGCAGAGCAGCTTAACATTGGTTTTACCCGTTTACTTTATCCGTTTTTCGCCGGTATCTTGCTTTGCCGCATGGGTAAACTCATCCATGTTAAAAATGCTTTTACCGTATGTAGTCTGTTGCTTATCGTTGTGTTTTTTATCCCGAGGATTGGTGATGAACATACTTTGTGGATGAATGGCTTATACGAATCATTCTCTATCATCCTCGTGTTCCCGCTTATTGTTGCCCTTGGCGCTGGCGGCCACATTACTGGCGGTTTCGCCAAAAAAGCATGTAAGTTTCTGGGCGATATATCGTATCCTATTTACATTACCCACTATGCTTTAATTTATACCTATACCGCCTGGGTATCTGATGATAAAATACCAATGGATTATGGTATGCAAATTGGCGCGCTGCTGGTTATAGCCGCCGTTGCCATTGCCTGGGTATGCCTCAAATTTTACGACGAGCCTGTTCGCGAATGGTTGAGGAAACGTTATTTAGTGAAGAAAGCTTAA
- a CDS encoding helix-turn-helix domain-containing protein gives MTLVFNENYQNSPSTIIERIRLQKKWENENVIVGRSLDVFISKLRKKLEYDGSIQLVNIDSKGYKLRVGNV, from the coding sequence ATGACCCTTGTTTTTAATGAAAATTACCAAAACTCGCCAAGTACCATCATTGAACGCATCCGCCTTCAAAAAAAATGGGAGAATGAAAACGTAATTGTTGGCCGCAGTTTGGATGTGTTCATTTCCAAACTAAGAAAGAAATTGGAGTATGATGGGTCTATTCAGCTGGTTAATATAGATAGTAAGGGGTATAAGTTGAGGGTTGGGAATGTTTAG
- a CDS encoding Crp/Fnr family transcriptional regulator: MYELILSNFAMHIVLDAAEAEHIKSKLQHKTVKKNTVLLTAGETCKNIYFVNKGCLRTFDTDERGEEHNILFCPENWWAVDIASFSDQRPAFYNISALEDTEVFYFSYPVLEQLYLEIPKLERFFRILTQNGFNLYQQRITSNLAKTAEERYELFHRQYPKLEQRIAQKQIASYLGITPVFLSMIRGRNG; this comes from the coding sequence ATGTACGAGCTTATTCTTTCCAATTTCGCCATGCATATTGTGCTCGATGCCGCCGAGGCCGAGCATATTAAAAGCAAATTGCAACACAAAACGGTAAAGAAAAACACAGTACTGCTTACCGCTGGCGAAACCTGCAAAAACATCTATTTTGTAAACAAAGGCTGCCTGCGCACTTTTGATACCGATGAGCGGGGCGAAGAACACAATATCCTCTTTTGCCCCGAAAACTGGTGGGCTGTTGATATTGCCAGTTTCTCTGACCAGCGGCCGGCCTTCTATAATATCAGTGCTTTAGAAGATACCGAAGTATTTTACTTCAGCTATCCCGTACTGGAACAACTTTATTTAGAGATCCCCAAACTTGAACGCTTCTTCCGCATTCTCACACAAAACGGCTTTAACCTGTACCAGCAACGCATTACCTCCAATCTAGCTAAAACTGCCGAAGAGCGTTACGAACTCTTCCACAGGCAATACCCCAAACTGGAGCAAAGGATAGCACAGAAACAAATTGCCTCTTACCTTGGCATTACGCCTGTGTTTTTGAGTATGATTAGAGGGAGGAATGGGTAG